The Chryseobacterium nakagawai genome has a segment encoding these proteins:
- a CDS encoding DNA alkylation repair protein, protein MHTGIVKEIQVALAVLSIPEKAEFFPRFFKTGKGEYGEGDLFLGVKVPDQRTVAKEYYSKISLKELSEVLSSAYHEHRLTALFMLISKFEKAKDIVVKDEIVEFYLKHLQYVNNWDLVDSSCYKILGRYAYENEKEILLRDLSKADEMWYKRIAVVGTMHYIKKGSFDLTKEFVTRNLKHSHDLMHKANGWLLREMGNKNEQELIGYLNEFYKEMPRTCLRYAIEKLDEDLRQDYLKGRI, encoded by the coding sequence ATGCATACGGGTATTGTTAAAGAAATACAGGTGGCTCTTGCAGTTTTATCCATTCCTGAAAAAGCTGAATTCTTTCCAAGATTTTTCAAAACAGGAAAGGGAGAATACGGTGAGGGAGATCTGTTTTTAGGGGTAAAAGTTCCTGATCAGAGAACTGTTGCTAAAGAATATTACTCAAAAATCAGTTTGAAAGAATTGAGTGAAGTACTTTCTTCAGCATATCATGAACACCGGTTAACAGCTCTTTTTATGCTGATTTCAAAGTTTGAAAAAGCAAAAGACATAGTCGTAAAAGATGAAATCGTGGAGTTTTATCTTAAACATCTTCAGTATGTTAATAATTGGGATTTGGTAGATTCCAGCTGTTATAAGATTCTTGGCAGATATGCTTATGAAAATGAGAAAGAAATCCTGTTGAGAGATCTTTCTAAGGCGGATGAGATGTGGTATAAGAGAATTGCGGTTGTAGGAACTATGCATTACATCAAAAAAGGATCTTTTGACCTCACTAAAGAGTTTGTAACAAGAAACCTAAAACATTCCCATGATCTGATGCATAAGGCTAATGGCTGGCTGTTGAGGGAAATGGGGAATAAAAATGAACAGGAACTCATTGGCTATCTGAATGAGTTCTATAAAGAAATGCCAAGAACCTGCCTACGCTATGCTATTGAAAAACTGGATGAGGATCTTCGCCAGGATTATTTGAAAGGACGTATTTAA
- a CDS encoding DUF4919 domain-containing protein, with translation MKYHFFLLFIMFSAFGFSQKSKVDFKAIEKSLKNSDSPYNYEKLIFKYKGYPKSLDSIEAQYLYYGRSFRDDKINTSDEGFKSLAEAFKQNNFEECIKQGKALYEKDPTNLDVLLILLRAYDSLKDGNNFMHHLSQFRALADGIKSSGDGKSEKTAYLVNSVGDEYILLNILNIGNDYSRGSKPSKDGMFDIWEKGGQKIYIKVLYLDL, from the coding sequence ATGAAATATCATTTTTTCCTTTTATTCATTATGTTTTCGGCTTTTGGGTTCAGCCAAAAATCGAAAGTGGATTTTAAAGCCATTGAAAAGAGCCTTAAAAATTCTGATTCTCCATATAATTACGAGAAACTTATTTTTAAGTACAAAGGATATCCGAAATCTCTGGATAGTATAGAAGCACAATATCTTTACTATGGAAGGAGTTTTAGAGATGATAAGATCAATACTTCAGATGAAGGTTTCAAAAGTCTGGCAGAAGCTTTTAAGCAAAATAATTTTGAAGAATGTATCAAACAGGGAAAGGCTTTGTATGAGAAAGACCCTACCAATCTGGACGTTCTGCTAATCTTGCTCAGAGCATATGATTCTCTAAAGGATGGAAATAATTTTATGCATCACCTGAGTCAGTTTCGGGCACTTGCAGACGGAATCAAGAGCTCCGGAGACGGAAAGTCTGAGAAAACAGCCTACCTTGTGAATTCTGTGGGGGATGAATACATTCTGCTGAATATTCTGAATATAGGAAATGATTACTCCAGAGGATCAAAGCCATCGAAGGATGGCATGTTTGATATCTGGGAAAAAGGTGGTCAGAAAATATACATCAAGGTCCTTTACTTAGACTTATAA
- a CDS encoding cation:proton antiporter: MELYYSFSALIVLASIFAYLNYRFLKLPSTIGIMVIAIVVSIFLVLFGETILPRTFGHLNNLMESIDFTEILMGAMLNFLLFAGGIHININDLKEQFRPVLIFSTVGVVISTFVVGFGMFYLLPYVGIQLPFIYCLVFGALISPTDPVAVLSVLKQAKVSKSLETKVAGESLFNDGMAVVVFTVVLQLAVGKEVDLGVESIGLLLLHEAGGGLLLGVLLGWVTSRLMREVDDYIISVLVTLSVVMGGYLIARQMHISGPLTMVAAGLFMGNFNMNFKMKSVTQDYLIKFWELIDEILNAVLFLFIGFELLMIKDLKHFMIPGLLAIFVVLFARFISIWGPTKFTSLRRSFSPQTVKVLVWGGIRGGVSIALAMSIPKSEYSETILSITYCVVVFSIIVQGLTIAKVANPKQIVKEEEEQENNVLEKNA, translated from the coding sequence GTGGAATTATATTATTCATTTTCAGCATTAATTGTATTAGCGTCCATATTTGCCTATCTTAATTACAGATTTTTAAAACTTCCGAGTACCATCGGGATCATGGTGATTGCCATTGTGGTTTCCATTTTTCTGGTATTATTCGGAGAAACGATACTTCCAAGAACTTTCGGACATCTTAATAATTTAATGGAAAGCATAGACTTTACAGAAATTCTGATGGGAGCCATGCTTAATTTCCTTCTTTTTGCGGGAGGAATTCACATTAATATCAACGATCTTAAAGAACAATTCAGGCCTGTACTGATATTTTCCACTGTAGGAGTTGTAATTTCCACATTTGTGGTAGGTTTTGGGATGTTCTATTTACTTCCCTATGTAGGCATTCAGCTTCCGTTTATCTACTGTCTTGTTTTTGGAGCATTGATTTCACCTACCGATCCGGTAGCGGTTCTGAGTGTACTGAAACAGGCGAAAGTTTCCAAATCGCTGGAAACAAAGGTGGCGGGTGAATCTCTTTTCAATGATGGTATGGCTGTTGTGGTCTTTACGGTAGTATTACAACTTGCTGTTGGAAAAGAAGTAGATCTTGGGGTAGAAAGTATAGGACTGCTACTGCTTCATGAAGCAGGTGGGGGACTTTTATTGGGTGTTTTGTTAGGTTGGGTTACTTCCAGGTTAATGCGTGAAGTAGATGATTATATTATTTCCGTGCTGGTAACTCTTTCCGTGGTGATGGGAGGTTATCTTATTGCAAGACAGATGCATATTTCAGGGCCATTAACGATGGTAGCCGCAGGGCTATTTATGGGGAACTTTAATATGAACTTTAAAATGAAATCTGTTACTCAGGATTACCTTATTAAATTCTGGGAATTGATTGATGAAATTCTGAATGCAGTATTATTCTTATTCATTGGATTTGAACTTCTAATGATTAAAGATTTGAAGCACTTCATGATCCCAGGCTTATTGGCCATTTTTGTAGTTCTCTTTGCAAGGTTTATTTCCATCTGGGGACCTACGAAGTTTACTTCTCTAAGAAGGAGTTTTAGCCCACAAACGGTAAAAGTTTTAGTTTGGGGAGGAATTCGTGGTGGTGTTTCCATTGCATTGGCGATGTCTATTCCTAAAAGTGAATACAGTGAGACAATCTTAAGTATTACGTATTGTGTAGTGGTATTTTCTATTATTGTTCAGGGGCTCACCATAGCGAAGGTAGCCAATCCTAAACAGATTGTAAAAGAAGAAGAGGAGCAGGAAAATAATGTTTTAGAGAAAAATGCTTAG
- the hflX gene encoding GTPase HflX: protein MLEKKEHNYEKAVLVGIITQNQDEEKLVEYMDELEFLAFTAGATVQKRFTQKLTQPDSKTFIGSGKALEIKEYVKENEIGTVIFDDELSPSQLKNLEREMEVKILDRTNLILDIFAQRAQTSYARTQVELAQYQYLLPRLTRMWTHLERQKGGIGMRGPGETEIETDRRIIRDRITLLKDKLKIIDKQMATQRNNRGKVVRAALVGYTNVGKSTLMNSISKSEVFAENKLFATLDTTVRKVVIGNLPFLLTDTVGFIRKLPTQLVESFKSTLDEVREADLLIHVVDISHESFEDHIDSVNQILMDINAHQKPMIMVFNKIDGFSYEKKDEDDLTPSTRKNVSLEEWKKTWMAKSKHPTVFISALTKENFPEMKKMIYDEVMKIHISRFPYNDFLFEYFDDEEEENNN, encoded by the coding sequence ATGTTAGAAAAGAAAGAACATAATTATGAGAAAGCAGTCCTGGTGGGTATTATTACTCAAAATCAGGATGAAGAAAAACTGGTGGAATATATGGATGAGCTGGAGTTTTTAGCTTTCACAGCTGGGGCAACCGTACAAAAGCGTTTTACCCAAAAATTAACACAGCCTGATTCCAAAACCTTTATTGGAAGCGGAAAAGCACTCGAAATAAAAGAATATGTAAAGGAAAACGAAATAGGGACGGTAATTTTTGACGATGAGCTCTCTCCTTCACAGCTGAAAAATCTGGAAAGAGAAATGGAGGTTAAAATCTTAGACCGTACCAATCTTATTCTCGATATTTTTGCACAAAGAGCACAAACTTCTTATGCAAGAACTCAGGTGGAATTGGCTCAATATCAATATCTTTTACCTCGATTAACCAGAATGTGGACTCACTTGGAACGTCAGAAGGGAGGTATCGGGATGAGAGGTCCTGGGGAAACAGAAATTGAAACTGACCGTCGTATCATTCGTGACAGGATTACTTTATTGAAGGATAAACTGAAAATCATCGATAAGCAAATGGCCACTCAACGTAACAATCGCGGAAAAGTGGTACGTGCAGCTTTGGTAGGATACACAAATGTTGGAAAGTCTACCTTAATGAATTCTATTTCAAAATCTGAGGTTTTTGCTGAAAATAAATTGTTTGCAACACTAGATACCACCGTACGAAAAGTTGTAATCGGAAATCTTCCGTTTCTTCTTACTGATACTGTAGGATTTATCAGAAAATTGCCTACTCAATTGGTAGAATCATTTAAATCTACGTTGGATGAGGTTCGTGAAGCAGATCTTTTGATTCATGTGGTTGATATTTCTCACGAAAGTTTTGAAGATCACATCGACTCTGTTAATCAGATATTAATGGATATCAATGCTCATCAGAAACCGATGATTATGGTATTCAACAAAATTGATGGCTTTAGCTATGAGAAAAAAGATGAAGATGATCTGACACCTAGTACAAGAAAGAATGTTTCCCTTGAAGAATGGAAAAAGACATGGATGGCTAAATCAAAGCATCCAACTGTTTTTATTTCTGCTTTGACGAAGGAGAACTTCCCTGAAATGAAAAAAATGATCTACGATGAAGTCATGAAAATTCATATCTCCAGATTCCCATACAATGATTTCCTTTTCGAATATTTTGATGACGAAGAGGAAGAAAACAACAATTAA